The Rhodobacter sp. CZR27 genome includes a window with the following:
- a CDS encoding SPOR domain-containing protein has translation MLFRAVSAAMWISVAGAGMAAAQDSAAGPAEPPPSGFAGPQYVDSRGCVFLRAGYGGKVNWVPRVTRDRKPLCGYPPSVPVEAAPGPAEVPPAVPAPNVAAAASSPPAAVVIPTGPGATDAGPAGTATAVPAGPSAVAEVAASAIAKVRPAREAAPARGKGSPQRRAPVVVQPADATEARVLQHLTLRRDEVRAAGDLPGTVSCPAAAPAPRRFATADGGSTLLCTRPGQGLVGVRVPGLSPGDLALLERGPQAAPETGATGRRYVQVGAFLRASNAAGARSRLAALGLPVSVAEGGALEIVLAGPFGDPAATRAALRASRQAGFRDAFIR, from the coding sequence ATGCTGTTCAGGGCCGTCTCCGCCGCAATGTGGATCTCTGTCGCCGGCGCCGGGATGGCGGCGGCGCAGGACAGTGCGGCAGGGCCGGCGGAACCGCCGCCGTCGGGCTTCGCCGGGCCGCAATACGTCGACAGCCGGGGCTGCGTCTTCCTGCGCGCGGGCTACGGCGGAAAGGTCAACTGGGTCCCGCGGGTCACCCGCGACCGCAAGCCGCTCTGCGGCTATCCTCCGTCCGTTCCGGTCGAAGCGGCGCCCGGGCCGGCGGAGGTGCCGCCCGCCGTACCTGCGCCCAACGTGGCCGCTGCCGCATCCTCCCCACCGGCAGCCGTCGTGATCCCGACCGGGCCGGGAGCAACGGACGCTGGCCCTGCCGGAACCGCCACGGCTGTCCCGGCAGGACCATCGGCCGTGGCCGAGGTGGCCGCTTCGGCCATCGCCAAGGTCCGGCCCGCCCGAGAAGCCGCCCCGGCGCGCGGCAAGGGCAGCCCCCAGCGCCGGGCGCCGGTGGTCGTGCAACCCGCGGATGCCACAGAGGCCCGCGTCCTGCAGCATCTGACGCTGCGGCGCGACGAGGTTCGTGCCGCCGGGGATCTGCCCGGCACCGTCAGTTGCCCCGCCGCGGCCCCCGCGCCGCGCCGCTTCGCCACGGCGGACGGCGGCTCCACCCTGCTCTGCACCCGGCCGGGCCAGGGTCTTGTCGGCGTCCGTGTGCCGGGGCTGTCGCCGGGCGACCTTGCGTTGCTGGAGCGCGGGCCGCAGGCGGCGCCGGAAACAGGCGCTACGGGGCGGCGCTACGTTCAGGTCGGGGCCTTCCTGCGGGCCAGCAATGCAGCCGGCGCCCGCAGCCGTCTGGCGGCGCTGGGGCTGCCGGTTTCGGTGGCCGAGGGCGGCGCGCTGGAGATCGTGCTGGCAGGCCCGTTCGGCGATCCCGCCGCGACGCGCGCCGCACTTCGCGCGTCGCGGCAGGCCGGCTTCCGCGACGCGTTCATCCGGTAA